The nucleotide sequence CTACGTTCCTTGGCCGCTCATCTTGCGGTCGCTATAGGTGCGAAGTAACCGCTTTTATATTAACAAAATAACGCGGAAACTTCTCTCCGTACTTTACTTCTCCATGCAGGTTTGCATTCCTCTATATAAATCTCGCCTTCGAGGAGAATTAGAACTCAATCATTATTCCTTAAGCTTCCCGTTATTGAAAGTGAGATCGCGCGGCAATATGGCAGTAAGTTAACGGTTGCACTTTATTGTTTTCAATCCATGACTGTCAAATATATATATCACAATACGTTTGCATGAATTCAGATTACAGAGATGTGCGTGCATATGGACTGCTCTGGCTGTGAGAGCAAGATAAGGAAAGCTCTGCTGAAGCTCGAAGGTGAACATTATTTCTGTTCGACTTttgattatatatttttaaaaatataaaattaaattaattattactgCAGGGGTGCATGACGTTGATGTCGACATGGCGCAGCTGAAGGTGACTGTAACTGGGTGGGTGGAGCCGAAGAAGGCGCTGAAAGCGGTGAGGAAAACGGGGCGACGGGCGGTGCTGTGGCCTTATCCGATGAACGCCGACGAGGTGATGTACCAGCAGGTGTACAACGGGCCTGCAGCTCCGCCGGGCCACCGTAATTACCCGTTCATATTAAATGCTGTTCCGAACTCCTATAATTACCGGAAGCACGGCTACGACGACTCGAGCTTGTACGGGTATTACCGACGGCCGCCACACGGCGACATAATTGACGAGAAGGTCGTCACGATGTTTAGTGATGACAACCCTAATGCTTGTTCGATCATGTGAAATTGCATTTACGTTCTGTTTTTTggtgattcatttttttttttattttaaataattaagtgcgAGGTGTATTTACGTACCGAGTTGGTCCTGTACGGTGGACATTTTAATATTATGAAAATGTAAAGAATACAATGACAATAGTGAGACTATTAGATACATTTCATAAAAGGCAAAAAtacgaaggtaaaatgttttaaTTTCTCCctcaaatcttaattaattagaTACAGATTCACTAAGTACCTGATTAAATTTAAATCGTAATCGATAATTTGAGTTAAATATTCTGGACTATTATATTTTGTTAAACTCgagaatttattaaaaattaaaaagtcgAGGCGGGATCTTCTGAATAAAACCCTCGAGTTCAACTTGAGACTAGTAGggttataaataaatattaaattagtaGATTCTATCGCCATGTGACAATAATCCCTATTGCTAGTTGAGGCTTCTTCTAGCCCTCGCATCTTTGGTTGACAGAGCTTACGTCAATcagaatatagattattctgggGCGTAATGTTTCAAAAAAATTAACGAGAAAATAAGAGAGAAATAACGAAATAAGAAATAATCCAAATTAGGTTTTTAAAAAACCTTCTTGAAAAAATAAGAGCGGAAATAAAGAATAAAAAAGATGTAGTCGTAACATGGTTTAAGGGAAATCAAttgatttaatatcaaaataCTTGTCCTAAACATCATCTAAGTATAGATTTATATAGCTTTCAAAAccctaaaaaaaatataaatagaaaaataatgaaCTAGACTTATTCCCTAAAATTTAGtataaattaactaacaagacttggttcctaagatttaggacaaattaaatataattaacgaATAACTACTTTAAAAATTGCCCAATTTGGTCTCTTCCTGCATCAGCCGCTTGGAGTTGAAGAAAACTCATCCTCGAGTTTAGGATAGGTGTATCCGGCTCCAGAGCACAATGACTTAGTGTTTTATATTAAAAACATTAGAAGTTTTTAAATGACTAAGAAGATACAACCTGTAGGCATTGTCATTAATCTTTTCTAGTATCTCGCAAGGTCCAATATTTCAATCTTTAAGCTTGTTGTATTCACCAACAAGGAAACAATCACAAGTTAATATAGTCCAAACCATATCGCCaacgtaaaaaaaaaaacttgacgtCGATGTCGATCTACGTTGATCTTGTATTCGGTGTTGCTTTCTTGAATAGTCTGCTTAACCTGCTCATGAATAACTCACAGATGCTCACCCATCTCCTCAGCTTTGGGGTTAGCTTGTCCTGGACGCGAAATAGGGATTAAATCTAGTACCCCGGATGAGTTTTGTCCATAAACAACTTCGAAAGGACTTAAATAAGTGGTCCTGTTCTTTCATCTGTTGTATGTGAATTCTGCTTGAGGTAAAACCAGATCACATTGTTTTAGTTTGGTTCCTGTGAGACATCTCAGAAGAATTCCTAAGCTTCGATTCActacctcggtctgaccatccgtctgagggtgATAGTGCTGCTGAAGTTTAGTATCGTCCCTAGCTTTCCCCATAAAATCTTCCAAAATTGACTGACAAATTTAGTATCATGATATGAAGTAATAGTTTACAGAATACCGTGTAAACGCATAATCTTTTTTAAGAAGAGGGTGGCAATCCGAACAGTATCCATAATTTTTCTGCATGCCACAAAGTGAGCCATCTTGGAGAATCGGTCCACCACAACTAGAATATAATCTGTAGTCCGTTGGATGCAAGGTAAACCCAATACAAAATCCATGCTAAGTTCGCACCAAGAGGCTTCGGGAATTGGTAAGGGAGTATACAAACCAACATTGGTGAGAGTTCCCTTAGATTGCTGACAGACAAAGCAATGATCCATGAAATAAGCTACGTCACTGGTTAGCTTGGGCCAATAGAAGTCGAAAGAGATGAGGGCTAATGTTTTATCTGTTGGTccttttggaggccggcaagaagggaggagtgaattgccctgaaaaaataaatcaacactttctcgacttataactaaattaagaatacttgtaattaaaaataaagagactaattaaacaggaaatagacacaaaggagttacttggtttgcaatcagaatattgttaatccaaggaaatgaagcgcactatctgaagatctccttcaaGTAGAGTAGCATCTTACAGCGTTAACAGCACACAAAGAAAGGTAGAACAAacagaa is from Zingiber officinale cultivar Zhangliang chromosome 7B, Zo_v1.1, whole genome shotgun sequence and encodes:
- the LOC122003496 gene encoding heavy metal-associated isoprenylated plant protein 28-like, with the protein product MAITEMCVHMDCSGCESKIRKALLKLEGVHDVDVDMAQLKVTVTGWVEPKKALKAVRKTGRRAVLWPYPMNADEVMYQQVYNGPAAPPGHRNYPFILNAVPNSYNYRKHGYDDSSLYGYYRRPPHGDIIDEKVVTMFSDDNPNACSIM